Part of the Marinitoga sp. 38H-ov genome is shown below.
ATTGACTTTTTATGCTTAGTTTAATATATTGGTACATATTATGTAATATAATACGCACCATGTATATAACTACCATACAGCATAGGAATAATGAGTGTTTAATGTACATAAATAACAAAAAAGGTCGCCTTAACGACGACCTCTGATCTTATAGCGCTTCTTTTTTTTGATTTTTTGGTTCGATGATTTTTTTGACAATATATCCTACAATCCCTCTAGCCCAGATATTAGTTTATTTAATATATTGACTGATAGTGTGTCGTCAGCAACATTACAATAAGCTAAAACTGGGAATTTATAGGATATAAAATTTAACAATGGTTGGAATGTATACTATATCAAAAGCGCTATAAGAAGAATAGTTAACTAAGTTTTATCCATATTCTCCCCTCCTTTCATATATAAATTAACCACATATATATTAACACACAAAATTCAAGATAACTTAGGATGATGTACTGAATTATAGTTAGGTCATCTTCAGTATTTATTATTCCAGATCTTTTTCAACAAAAATACTATATGTTGTGTAACATTTTTGTATATATACATAATATAGTAGTATAATATATATAGGAGGTGGTTATTATATATCGCATAAACATAAATGTTTCCGACGATATTAAAAAGCTCTTAGTTGAATTAAGCAAAAAAGAAGGTCGTAATGTATCAGAGATTATCAGAGAGGCTATAGTTAAGCTTTTAATGGAAAGGGGATATCTAAAGAGGTGATTCTATGATTGAATTCTGGATTGAAAGAAAAGGAAATGATAATTTCTATATCGTAAAAGTACCAATTAATCTAGCTAACAAATTACAAAAGTTTAAACAAATGGCAGTATATATGGCAAATGGAAAAATAGAATATTATCAATTTAAATTAACAGAGAAAGAATTCAAGCCCTTCATGGAAAAATTAAAAGATAAGCTGATAAAAATAAATTAGCCCTAAAATTTTAAGTTTTAAGCCCGTCTTTTTTTGTTTGATAGTAATTACACATAAACCTCCCACACGTGCCTTTAAATCGCCTAATTTTAGCTTTAAGGAGGTGAATTATGAAAGAGTTTGATAAAAATGCCAGAGAAAAAATCAGAGTTTTTATCAGTGAGTATAAAGGAAAGAATATATTAAACATCAGAATTTTTTATCAAGATATTGACGGTGAATGGAAACCTTCCAAAAAAGGTGTTGCATTACCTCTAAGTATTGCTGAAGATGTTTTAAATGGTGCATTAGATGAATTAAAAGCTGGTGTATAAAATGATAAAAAAGCCCGTCACTAAAAAAGATATAATTTGTTATCTTCAAAAGTACCGCAGGGCTATTCAAGATATTTTCTCTCAAGTGGTTCATTTATACTTTAAATCTGGAAAGATCCATTTTGAATACCCTTATTATTCACCTAGATATGAAAAGATAAAAAGAAAAATTAATCGTGTTCGTGATTTTAATACTTTAAGAAAAGAAGGATATCCAGAAACTTTAATTAAAGCATTTGCTATTTCTGAATTGGTAGAATTCTGGTTATACAGTGAAAAGATTAATTTATCAGATCTTGAAAGAGAATGTTTGTTTTGGTTTTATATAATTCATGATTTTGAATATTATGACAAGTTTAATAAGAAGTATAAAAAATCAGATGTTAGAAGGCTTATAGATAGTGCAATAAGAAAGATTTTGAAGTATAATAATAACGCAATTTAATAAATCCCTCCCCCACATTTTATTTTATAAAGTTCGAATTTAAAGACCTAAGAGATTTCCAAAACGCGCTCACATTTTTACGAATTTATCTAAATTTAGGGATATGTTTGTTGAAGATATTATTACTTTTTTACTCGGATTCGATTCTTTAATTGATATCAATCCATTAAAGAATATGATTAATTAAAAATTTAAATGACTTTTATTAATAAAATTAAAAACCCTCTTCTTGGATTTATTTTACCATACCAAGAAGAGGGTTATATTTTTTCTACTTACAAAAAAATTTTATTTTCTCTTTAAAGCTAAAATACTATTTATTGACATTATAAACAGATTTAATCCAATCGATTTTTAATCCTTTCCATGTTCTTACTATATAAAAGGTTATTTCAGCATTTTCTGGATATTTTATTTTTTTTAATCCGTCTGTAACAATTGTTCTTTCTATAATTTTATCATTAGAATCCAGAGTAATTCGGGTTATTTCTGGATTTACTATATATACTTCATATCCATATTGTGTTATTTTTATGTTTTTATAGTAATGATCTGAATCTGAAGAAAGTGCAATTTTAATATAATTCATTACTTCCTCTTTTTCTAAATCAATATAATATTTTTTCATTAAACTTTTAGCTTTTTCTGGATTTAATACTATTTTTTCTCTTTCTTCAATCATTTCATTTAAAAGTTCATTTAATCTTTCTTTTTCATAATCAATAGTATATTTAAGGTAAGTTTCATATTGTCTTGTTGCTACTTCCATTGTATTATAATATTTTTTAATTACATATAAAGGATTAAAGTATAAGTTATATACTAATTTTAACGGGAAATACAAAATTATTATTAAAATTACAAACATCATTAATTTAAATCTAAAATCAGCACTCTTCCACTGATTCCAATAATTAAACATTGTATTAGTCCTTTCTAATATAGATTATTAAATTATTGAGTTTCGTACCATATATTGTATTT
Proteins encoded:
- a CDS encoding transcriptional coactivator p15/PC4 family protein, with product MKEFDKNAREKIRVFISEYKGKNILNIRIFYQDIDGEWKPSKKGVALPLSIAEDVLNGALDELKAGV
- a CDS encoding RNA polymerase subunit sigma-70 encodes the protein MIKKPVTKKDIICYLQKYRRAIQDIFSQVVHLYFKSGKIHFEYPYYSPRYEKIKRKINRVRDFNTLRKEGYPETLIKAFAISELVEFWLYSEKINLSDLERECLFWFYIIHDFEYYDKFNKKYKKSDVRRLIDSAIRKILKYNNNAI